One window of Spirochaetota bacterium genomic DNA carries:
- a CDS encoding tetratricopeptide repeat protein yields MYYRYKSKTRNKKIYRLVSIVLIAGTLVVLGYQYRTYVLFWRFTTTRIMQRMDQARGVTDSRERERRFRELQAISGDYLKENQLSAEAYRMHGEVRFQLGQSLIRQFTDLIIYEGGDFNVGEKAAAEFIEAVKYLKKAAALAHEPLPPASALIMARAMYYSGYISREAIFARLAKVDVSEGFPTIEDARFYALMHILNGREEHGIEILRKHGKISESIEGQLFLATALSIAKRYTDAIVQFQEVLRKETSVQVQKLVYINLGRIYLNQALHNEALARFNDALALDDKDFKVKIMMARTYSAMGNKAKARAILGEVTAVDAGNEEARKLLGTM; encoded by the coding sequence ATGTATTACCGCTATAAATCGAAAACCAGGAACAAGAAGATCTATCGACTCGTGTCGATAGTATTGATCGCGGGCACCCTCGTGGTCCTTGGATACCAGTACCGCACCTACGTGCTTTTCTGGAGGTTTACCACCACGAGAATCATGCAGCGCATGGATCAGGCGCGCGGCGTCACCGATTCCCGTGAACGCGAAAGACGATTCCGGGAGCTCCAGGCCATAAGCGGCGATTACCTGAAGGAGAATCAACTTTCCGCGGAGGCATACCGCATGCATGGCGAGGTGCGGTTTCAGCTGGGTCAATCCCTCATCCGGCAGTTTACCGACCTCATCATCTATGAAGGGGGCGACTTCAACGTGGGGGAAAAGGCGGCTGCCGAGTTCATCGAGGCCGTAAAGTACCTGAAAAAGGCCGCGGCGCTTGCTCACGAACCCCTTCCGCCCGCTTCCGCGCTTATCATGGCGCGTGCGATGTATTACAGCGGCTATATCTCCCGGGAGGCGATTTTCGCCCGCCTGGCCAAGGTGGATGTGAGCGAGGGATTTCCCACGATCGAGGATGCGCGTTTCTATGCCCTCATGCATATTCTGAACGGCAGGGAGGAGCATGGTATCGAGATATTGCGAAAACACGGGAAGATTTCGGAATCGATCGAGGGGCAGCTGTTCCTGGCAACCGCGCTTTCAATTGCGAAACGCTACACCGATGCCATAGTTCAGTTCCAGGAGGTGCTCAGGAAAGAAACTTCTGTCCAGGTTCAGAAACTGGTATATATAAATCTGGGACGGATTTATCTGAACCAGGCCCTGCACAACGAGGCCCTCGCCCGATTCAACGACGCGCTTGCGCTCGATGACAAGGATTTCAAGGTGAAGATAATGATGGCCCGGACCTACAGCGCAATGGGAAACAAGGCCAAGGCCCGGGCGATTCTGGGCGAGGTTACGGCCGTCGACGCGGGCAACGAGGAAGCCCGTAAGCTTCTTGGCACAATGTAG
- a CDS encoding rod shape-determining protein — MFSSFYGMFSNDMGIDLGTANTLVHVKGQGIVLSEPSVVAVQSGTGKVLAVGHEAKRMLGRTPGDIVAIRPMKDGVIADFETVEKMIRYFITKVHKRKTLVRPRVVIGVPSGITEVEKRAVRESTEQAGAREIFLIEEALAAAIGANIPIHEPAGHMVVDIGGGTTEIAVISLGGLVIADSVRIAGDEFDEAIIKYMRTQYNLVIGERMAEEVKFRLGNAFPEKKVEAMELKGRDAISGLPRTLEIDSSEIRKALKEPVDQILDALKRILEKTPPELAADIVERGIVMTGGGSLLKGLDKYISKETGVPVIRAENPLTCVVLGAGKFLEELKNLYRANLK, encoded by the coding sequence ATGTTCAGTTCATTTTATGGAATGTTTTCTAACGATATGGGAATTGACCTGGGCACCGCAAATACCCTGGTGCACGTTAAGGGACAGGGTATCGTACTCTCGGAACCCTCGGTTGTAGCCGTACAGAGCGGCACCGGCAAGGTGCTCGCAGTGGGACACGAGGCCAAGCGCATGCTCGGTCGTACGCCCGGAGATATCGTTGCGATACGGCCCATGAAGGACGGTGTGATCGCCGATTTTGAAACCGTTGAAAAAATGATCCGCTATTTTATAACCAAGGTACATAAGCGCAAAACGCTGGTTCGGCCGCGGGTGGTGATAGGCGTCCCCTCGGGTATCACCGAGGTCGAAAAGCGTGCGGTCCGCGAATCCACGGAGCAGGCGGGCGCGAGGGAGATATTCCTGATAGAGGAAGCGCTCGCAGCCGCGATCGGCGCGAATATTCCCATTCATGAGCCTGCGGGCCACATGGTGGTGGATATCGGCGGGGGCACCACCGAGATTGCCGTGATTTCACTCGGGGGCCTTGTGATCGCCGACTCCGTGCGCATCGCCGGCGATGAGTTCGACGAAGCGATCATAAAGTACATGCGCACCCAGTACAACCTGGTCATAGGCGAGCGTATGGCCGAGGAAGTGAAGTTTCGCCTTGGCAACGCCTTCCCCGAGAAGAAGGTGGAAGCCATGGAATTGAAGGGCCGGGATGCCATATCGGGCCTCCCCCGGACACTCGAAATCGATTCGTCCGAAATACGCAAGGCGCTCAAGGAGCCGGTAGACCAGATTCTGGACGCCCTCAAGCGCATCCTCGAAAAGACCCCCCCGGAACTTGCCGCCGACATAGTCGAACGGGGTATCGTCATGACGGGGGGGGGCTCGCTTCTAAAAGGGCTCGACAAGTATATCAGCAAGGAAACCGGCGTTCCCGTCATCAGGGCGGAAAACCCGCTCACCTGCGTTGTGCTGGGCGCCGGGAAATTCCTGGAGGAACTCAAGAACCTCTACAGGGCGAATCTCAAATAA
- the mreC gene encoding rod shape-determining protein MreC has product MEFFIRHKSIVVFVLFFLFCIISLSVHTSPLTLSLEGMGRAFITPFQKGYNGAQQNVRKLWAGFTELGDVRDQLRLTREKLQHYEAVAEEVSEIKKENDRLRKLLDMQKRVTNDSIAAIIISKDPDNWFRTIVVNRGSSDGVRINMPVIAYVGEEKAVAGKVVEVRGSVSVIEPIISTGMKLGVMLQESRFPGLLSGYAANSNFAIIDYINKSAAIKLGDVVVTSGQGGIFPQGMLVGKVIKSFVSESSPYQRAIVAPIVNYNQIEEVFIIKKEPDKELMEVMGKVEP; this is encoded by the coding sequence GTGGAATTTTTCATACGTCATAAATCGATTGTGGTGTTCGTCCTTTTTTTCCTCTTCTGCATCATCTCGCTGTCCGTTCATACTTCCCCGCTGACGCTCTCCCTGGAGGGAATGGGCAGGGCTTTCATCACCCCATTTCAAAAGGGCTATAACGGAGCCCAGCAGAATGTGCGCAAGCTGTGGGCCGGGTTCACCGAGCTGGGCGACGTGCGCGATCAACTGCGGCTGACACGCGAAAAGCTCCAGCACTACGAAGCCGTCGCCGAAGAGGTCAGCGAAATAAAAAAGGAAAACGACCGGCTGCGCAAGCTTCTCGACATGCAGAAGCGCGTTACCAACGATTCCATTGCAGCCATTATCATTTCGAAAGACCCGGACAACTGGTTTCGCACCATCGTGGTGAACAGGGGAAGCTCCGACGGTGTACGGATCAACATGCCGGTAATCGCGTACGTGGGTGAGGAAAAAGCGGTCGCGGGAAAGGTAGTGGAGGTCCGCGGATCGGTTTCGGTCATTGAGCCGATAATTTCCACGGGAATGAAGCTTGGCGTGATGCTGCAAGAAAGCAGGTTTCCCGGGCTTCTTTCAGGGTATGCGGCGAACTCGAATTTCGCCATCATCGATTATATCAATAAATCGGCGGCCATTAAGCTTGGCGACGTGGTCGTGACTTCCGGGCAAGGGGGGATTTTCCCGCAGGGTATGCTCGTGGGAAAGGTTATCAAATCCTTCGTTTCCGAGTCGAGCCCTTATCAGCGCGCCATCGTCGCCCCCATTGTCAATTATAATCAAATTGAAGAGGTCTTCATCATCAAGAAGGAACCGGATAAAGAGCTGATGGAAGTAATGGGGAAGGTGGAACCATGA
- the mreD gene encoding rod shape-determining protein MreD, translated as MIFVYIFTALLLVISLIMQAHTSFDVLRIAGIKPDLLFITIVYCGYSFGSFYGEVTGFIGGLLHDAASHSPLGLLALPKFVVGYIVGFFGRSVFKGTMITVFILLFAASFVKGVLTLVLCYIFSEATASSVFTIIFPEAFYNALLAPPLFFLFDKIFEKELEREGY; from the coding sequence ATGATATTCGTGTATATCTTCACCGCGCTTCTCCTTGTCATTTCTCTCATTATGCAGGCGCACACCTCTTTCGATGTGCTCCGTATCGCGGGCATCAAGCCGGATTTGCTATTCATCACGATCGTGTACTGCGGATACAGCTTCGGGTCGTTTTACGGAGAGGTGACGGGGTTTATCGGGGGATTGCTCCACGATGCCGCTTCGCATTCACCGCTCGGCCTGCTCGCGCTTCCCAAGTTCGTAGTGGGGTACATAGTGGGCTTTTTCGGCCGTTCCGTGTTCAAGGGCACCATGATAACCGTGTTCATCCTGCTGTTCGCGGCATCGTTCGTCAAGGGGGTGCTTACCCTGGTGTTGTGTTATATCTTTTCGGAAGCCACCGCATCGTCGGTGTTCACTATTATTTTCCCTGAAGCGTTTTACAATGCGCTCCTCGCCCCGCCGCTCTTCTTTTTATTCGACAAGATTTTTGAAAAAGAACTCGAGCGGGAAGGTTACTAG
- the mrdA gene encoding penicillin-binding protein 2, translating to MPATTLHARMYEAFRSRMLVFLGLVALVFGVFLIQLVNLQIVQGESYKQKSRQNMENNIPIAAPRGEIYDRNFGPERKGVVIASSRAAFNISTIPASFKSPQEMRDSLKPLCALLKVSYDDLMNEIKGKNPYERVTIKEDTTLDTVITIASHQHRFPHVDWQDAPIRVYNYGSIFSHVLGYIGSISPDEYKRLKESGYRHYQKIGKSGLEREYDAELRGLDGYYRRIVDVRNRMEGEEIGLQPVSGSNLVLTIDFDVQKAAYEGMKDIKGGAVVIKPATGEVLALVSQPDFNPNQIISKNNSKVLDELSKDENRPFLNRVIQSKYPPASTFKLLTSIATLEEDKWNPEQTYHCPGKYTLKGYIDRDFYCYEAHGTLDMYWAIAKSCSVYFYQLGYKIGPSAMIRYAEYFGLQDKTGIDLPGEIPGFLPSKKWKLKTFGQQWFDGDTINMAIGQGFVNVTPIEMADLVCGIVNNGVIMKPYIVKEMVSPDNKKVIRRTKPEMIREIPLSPTTVATLKQGMRLSVRNGTSQQLAYLPTAVAGKTGTAQTRSQRREDASQHAWFVGFAPFNGEIEDTVAVAILVEYGVTGAAAAVPVAEKIFATLQKQGYFNAQQKRDL from the coding sequence ATGCCCGCCACGACCCTGCATGCCAGGATGTACGAGGCATTCAGGTCCAGGATGCTCGTTTTCCTGGGGCTGGTCGCCCTCGTTTTCGGGGTGTTCCTCATCCAGTTGGTGAATCTCCAGATAGTACAGGGCGAAAGCTACAAGCAGAAATCGCGGCAGAACATGGAGAATAATATCCCCATCGCCGCGCCCCGCGGCGAAATATACGACCGCAATTTCGGTCCCGAAAGGAAAGGCGTGGTCATAGCCTCGAGCCGGGCCGCCTTTAATATCAGCACCATTCCTGCGAGTTTTAAGAGCCCCCAGGAGATGCGCGATTCGCTCAAGCCGCTCTGCGCACTGCTGAAGGTTTCCTATGATGACCTGATGAATGAAATCAAGGGAAAGAACCCTTACGAGCGCGTCACCATCAAGGAAGATACGACACTGGATACCGTTATCACCATCGCGTCGCACCAGCATCGCTTTCCGCATGTGGACTGGCAGGACGCGCCTATCCGGGTTTATAATTATGGAAGCATATTCTCGCACGTGCTCGGGTATATCGGCAGCATCAGCCCGGACGAATATAAAAGATTGAAGGAGTCCGGCTACCGGCATTACCAGAAGATCGGGAAATCCGGACTCGAGAGAGAATATGACGCCGAACTGCGCGGCCTGGACGGATACTACAGGCGGATCGTCGACGTGCGCAACCGCATGGAGGGAGAAGAGATAGGGCTGCAGCCGGTATCGGGGAGCAACCTTGTCCTTACGATCGATTTTGACGTACAGAAGGCCGCGTATGAAGGGATGAAAGACATCAAGGGCGGCGCCGTGGTGATAAAGCCCGCGACCGGAGAGGTGCTTGCCCTCGTGAGCCAGCCCGATTTCAATCCGAACCAGATTATCTCGAAGAATAATTCAAAAGTGCTGGATGAGCTTTCGAAGGACGAAAACCGGCCGTTTTTAAACAGGGTGATTCAATCCAAGTATCCGCCTGCGTCCACGTTCAAGCTGCTTACCTCCATCGCGACACTGGAAGAGGACAAATGGAATCCCGAACAGACCTACCACTGTCCGGGGAAGTACACCTTGAAGGGGTATATCGATCGCGATTTCTACTGCTACGAGGCGCATGGTACGCTCGATATGTACTGGGCCATCGCGAAATCGTGCTCCGTTTATTTCTACCAGTTGGGGTACAAGATCGGACCTTCAGCCATGATCAGGTACGCCGAATATTTTGGGCTGCAGGATAAAACCGGCATCGACCTCCCCGGGGAGATCCCCGGTTTTCTGCCCTCCAAGAAATGGAAATTGAAGACCTTCGGCCAGCAATGGTTTGACGGCGACACGATCAATATGGCGATTGGCCAGGGATTTGTGAACGTAACGCCGATAGAAATGGCCGATCTCGTCTGCGGAATCGTGAACAACGGCGTGATAATGAAGCCGTACATCGTAAAGGAAATGGTCTCCCCGGACAATAAAAAGGTGATCAGGCGTACGAAGCCCGAGATGATCAGGGAAATCCCGCTCTCCCCGACCACTGTCGCCACGCTCAAACAGGGGATGAGACTCTCGGTCCGCAACGGCACGTCACAGCAGCTCGCCTATCTTCCCACAGCCGTAGCGGGCAAGACGGGAACGGCGCAGACAAGATCGCAGCGGCGCGAGGACGCCTCCCAGCACGCCTGGTTCGTGGGCTTCGCCCCCTTCAACGGGGAAATCGAGGATACGGTCGCGGTCGCGATTCTCGTGGAATACGGCGTGACGGGGGCCGCGGCGGCCGTGCCGGTAGCGGAAAAGATTTTCGCGACACTTCAGAAACAGGGATATTTCAATGCCCAGCAAAAACGAGATTTATAA
- the rodA gene encoding rod shape-determining protein RodA → MPSKNEIYNIDYVLVFAVIISVCIGILMIYSAGFDPIDKVNSGLFKKQIIWFLAGATLMMAFAFLSYRYLGDYSIYIYGLFLFLIVLTLAFGRPVRNTKAWLNFGLFSLQPSEFMKLGMVIILAKYLELRERDMHNLRELFIPSVLMAVPVMLILMQPDFGTAVVFVPVLFTMLFLGGADVSHLLSVVSIAVIATVVPMVITYREWIGAEGSNLLLEFFKDPRLIFAVSAILLVISIAAFALNFFLIKKYYRRVYVSSFVLSAGLLFSVVIQRFLKDYQKKRILVFLNPDLDPHGSGYNIIQSKIAIGSGGVVGKGFLAGSQSQLGFLPEKSSDFIFPVIAEEWGFVGALVIIGLLAVIVLRGIQIAMEAKDRFGSLLAAGIASIFFYHILINVGVVLGIMPVTGLPLCFVSYGGSNLLMSMMAVGILINIQTRKFSY, encoded by the coding sequence ATGCCCAGCAAAAACGAGATTTATAACATAGACTATGTTCTCGTGTTCGCGGTGATCATATCCGTATGCATCGGCATACTTATGATTTACAGCGCGGGGTTCGACCCCATCGACAAGGTTAACAGCGGCCTGTTTAAAAAACAGATCATCTGGTTCCTCGCCGGGGCCACGCTCATGATGGCGTTCGCATTCCTGAGCTATCGCTACCTGGGCGATTACTCGATTTACATCTATGGGCTTTTTCTGTTCTTAATCGTGCTCACGCTCGCGTTCGGGAGGCCGGTGCGCAATACGAAGGCGTGGCTGAACTTCGGGCTTTTCTCGCTGCAGCCCTCTGAATTCATGAAACTCGGCATGGTGATTATCCTTGCGAAGTACCTTGAACTGCGGGAGAGGGACATGCACAATCTCCGTGAGCTCTTCATCCCGTCCGTGCTCATGGCGGTTCCCGTGATGCTGATCCTCATGCAGCCGGACTTTGGAACGGCCGTCGTGTTTGTGCCGGTCCTGTTTACCATGCTTTTTCTCGGGGGGGCCGACGTATCGCACCTTCTATCGGTCGTTTCGATCGCCGTGATCGCCACGGTAGTCCCCATGGTCATCACCTACCGCGAATGGATCGGGGCCGAAGGATCAAACCTGCTTCTCGAGTTCTTCAAGGATCCCAGGCTCATTTTTGCGGTAAGCGCGATCCTCCTGGTCATTTCCATCGCGGCATTCGCCCTGAATTTCTTTTTAATCAAGAAATACTACCGTCGAGTCTACGTGTCATCATTCGTGCTTTCGGCCGGGCTGTTGTTCTCGGTCGTCATACAGCGTTTCCTTAAAGACTACCAGAAGAAACGCATCCTGGTATTTCTCAACCCGGACCTCGACCCGCACGGTTCCGGTTACAACATAATCCAGTCCAAGATTGCAATCGGCTCGGGCGGCGTCGTCGGGAAGGGTTTCCTTGCCGGTTCGCAATCGCAGCTGGGGTTCCTCCCTGAAAAATCCTCCGACTTCATCTTCCCGGTAATCGCCGAAGAATGGGGGTTCGTGGGAGCCCTCGTCATAATCGGCCTCCTTGCCGTGATCGTGTTGAGGGGTATCCAGATAGCAATGGAAGCGAAGGACCGGTTCGGGTCGCTCCTTGCGGCGGGGATCGCCTCCATTTTCTTCTATCACATCCTGATAAACGTCGGGGTCGTCCTGGGCATCATGCCCGTCACGGGCCTTCCCCTGTGTTTCGTCTCTTACGGCGGTTCCAACCTCCTCATGTCCATGATGGCGGTCGGGATACTCATCAACATCCAGACGAGAAAATTCTCATACTGA
- the queC gene encoding 7-cyano-7-deazaguanine synthase QueC, translated as MNHASGLVLLSGGIDSSTVAAFAVGECAQLAALTFRYGQRHELEIGSARRLADAFGIREHVIIDVPAHIFSGTALTGSERLDVPKERAIDDPADIPATYVPARNILFLSYALAYAESRSIPDIYIGVNALDYSGYPDCRPEFIRKFQEMANVGTKAGVQGRPFHIHAPLISMKKSEIILLGTRLGVDYALTLSCYDPAPDGAACGSCDSCVIRRQGFLDAGVSDPTRYASRPQ; from the coding sequence ATGAACCACGCGTCAGGGCTTGTTCTGCTCAGCGGGGGTATTGACTCCTCCACGGTGGCGGCGTTCGCCGTGGGGGAATGCGCGCAACTCGCCGCACTTACGTTCAGGTACGGCCAGCGTCACGAGCTCGAGATCGGATCGGCGCGACGGCTGGCCGATGCGTTCGGTATCCGCGAACACGTAATTATCGACGTCCCCGCCCACATTTTTTCCGGGACTGCGCTCACCGGTTCGGAAAGGCTGGACGTCCCCAAGGAGCGCGCGATCGACGATCCCGCCGACATCCCCGCGACGTATGTCCCCGCGAGGAATATACTTTTCCTTTCATACGCCCTTGCGTACGCGGAATCGCGCTCCATCCCGGATATCTATATAGGCGTGAACGCGCTGGATTACAGCGGCTACCCGGACTGCAGGCCGGAGTTCATCCGGAAATTCCAGGAGATGGCCAACGTGGGAACAAAGGCGGGGGTGCAGGGCCGCCCGTTTCACATCCATGCCCCGCTTATCTCGATGAAAAAATCGGAGATCATTCTCCTGGGAACCAGGCTGGGGGTGGATTATGCGCTGACCCTCAGCTGCTACGATCCGGCGCCCGACGGCGCGGCCTGCGGCTCCTGCGACAGCTGCGTCATCCGCAGGCAGGGATTCCTGGATGCCGGCGTATCGGACCCCACCCGCTACGCGAGTCGGCCGCAATGA
- a CDS encoding ComF family protein gives MNGTRLLQRAQDFLSYVFPSRCAVCGVPVSIRDRDACPRCLASIERVRDGCPRCCGAIIDGECTVCGNRAFYPDRNICAGEYRGTLETLIRGYKFGKRARLHAHLSDLAYEALGAPGLAFDCVSAVPMDGKKRWKRGFNQSELVARALARRLGIPYRDLLKERPGSLKQKEMRRTDRFINVLERYEVARADLVAGKNILLVDDILTTGATLNECSRVLKGSGAGAVYTLTIARAGIKKLENLLF, from the coding sequence ATGAACGGCACGCGGCTGCTGCAGCGGGCGCAGGATTTCCTCTCGTACGTTTTTCCTTCACGATGCGCCGTGTGCGGAGTGCCCGTCTCCATTCGCGATCGCGACGCGTGTCCCCGCTGCCTCGCATCGATCGAGCGGGTGCGGGACGGCTGTCCACGGTGCTGCGGGGCGATCATAGACGGCGAGTGTACGGTGTGCGGGAACCGGGCATTTTACCCGGACAGAAATATCTGCGCGGGGGAATACAGGGGGACGCTCGAAACCCTGATCCGTGGCTACAAGTTCGGGAAACGCGCGCGGCTCCATGCTCATTTGAGCGACCTTGCGTACGAGGCGCTGGGCGCCCCGGGACTCGCATTCGACTGCGTGAGCGCCGTGCCGATGGACGGGAAAAAGCGCTGGAAGCGCGGCTTCAACCAGTCCGAGCTTGTAGCCCGCGCCCTGGCGAGAAGGCTGGGAATTCCCTACCGCGACCTCTTGAAGGAGCGGCCTGGTTCCTTGAAACAGAAGGAGATGCGCAGGACCGACAGGTTCATAAACGTGCTCGAGCGGTACGAAGTGGCGCGCGCCGACCTCGTGGCAGGCAAAAACATCCTTCTTGTGGACGATATCCTCACCACGGGGGCGACCCTCAATGAATGCTCCCGCGTGCTCAAAGGCTCGGGCGCCGGGGCCGTTTATACCCTCACGATTGCCCGCGCGGGCATAAAAAAGCTTGAAAACCTGCTATTCTGA
- a CDS encoding anti-sigma factor antagonist — protein MKRFSHDAVEVIVLDGRIDQDASEELENHLQECIGAGLFNICVDMINVKHICSSALGVLVAIKRKIKDKDGDVKLVIVNDNLLKLFQTTMLDKVFEIFESQRECINAFD, from the coding sequence ATGAAGAGATTCTCACATGACGCGGTTGAAGTGATCGTTCTGGACGGCAGAATAGACCAGGATGCGTCCGAAGAGCTCGAGAATCATCTTCAAGAATGCATTGGGGCCGGCCTGTTCAATATTTGCGTGGACATGATAAACGTGAAGCATATCTGCAGCTCCGCGCTGGGGGTGCTGGTAGCCATCAAGCGCAAGATCAAGGACAAGGACGGGGATGTTAAGCTGGTCATTGTCAACGACAACCTGCTTAAGCTTTTTCAGACAACAATGCTTGACAAGGTATTCGAGATATTCGAATCTCAGCGTGAGTGTATCAACGCCTTCGATTGA
- a CDS encoding polyprenyl synthetase family protein, protein MNSYDMRHDLRFELGEIVKPIEHHLKRVDDEIRRQLSTGIPILDESAYHLFERGGKKIRASLIILSSGLAAPPTDLVIELAAAAEIVHCASLIHDDIIDQSSVRRGVPTVSAKWGSRVAVLTGDYMYTKALGIAVGDQGRDVFPILVAATSDMVKGELYQLEYSSIDRITKEHYLTIIELKTARFMAACMKLGAVRGGMSPELADTLYTAGLNLGFAFQIVDDALDAAGSAAETGKDSGNDFLEGKITLPLLHLLEKSSAAERGELSSLAKNPDPARWETVRRKIRESGALEYCHSVAESYTGEFGKHMETVPDSPYKRIILNLAKFLVERNY, encoded by the coding sequence TTGAACAGTTACGATATGCGCCACGACCTGAGATTTGAACTGGGCGAAATAGTAAAACCCATAGAGCACCACCTGAAAAGAGTCGACGACGAAATCCGCCGCCAGCTTTCCACGGGTATCCCCATTCTCGATGAAAGCGCGTATCACCTTTTCGAGCGGGGCGGCAAGAAGATCCGCGCATCCCTCATCATCCTGTCGAGCGGGCTGGCCGCACCCCCCACCGACCTGGTCATCGAGCTCGCGGCGGCGGCGGAAATCGTGCATTGCGCGAGCCTCATCCACGACGACATTATCGATCAATCGAGCGTGCGCAGGGGCGTTCCCACGGTATCCGCCAAGTGGGGCAGCCGCGTGGCGGTACTCACCGGCGATTACATGTACACGAAGGCGCTGGGCATTGCGGTGGGGGACCAGGGACGCGATGTGTTTCCCATTCTTGTCGCGGCGACGAGCGATATGGTAAAAGGAGAGCTTTACCAGCTCGAATACTCCTCCATCGATCGAATCACGAAAGAGCACTATCTCACCATTATCGAGCTTAAAACCGCGCGATTCATGGCGGCCTGCATGAAGCTGGGCGCGGTCCGGGGAGGAATGTCCCCCGAGCTCGCGGATACGCTGTATACGGCGGGATTGAACCTGGGATTCGCATTCCAGATCGTGGATGATGCGCTCGATGCGGCGGGAAGCGCCGCGGAGACCGGCAAGGACAGCGGGAACGATTTCCTGGAGGGGAAGATCACCCTGCCGCTCCTGCACCTTCTCGAAAAATCAAGCGCCGCCGAACGGGGAGAGCTTTCTTCCTTGGCCAAGAATCCCGATCCCGCGCGATGGGAGACCGTGCGCAGGAAAATACGCGAATCGGGCGCCCTTGAGTACTGCCATTCGGTAGCGGAATCCTATACCGGGGAATTCGGCAAACACATGGAGACGGTTCCGGATTCACCGTATAAGCGGATAATTTTAAATCTTGCCAAATTTTTGGTTGAAAGAAATTATTAA
- a CDS encoding tetratricopeptide repeat protein, whose translation MITKEKEELLHYYNLGLTAYKQRKWDEAIKAFERALQIDPKDGPSDLYVKRARDYKLTPPPEDWDGVFTMTTK comes from the coding sequence ATGATCACGAAGGAAAAAGAAGAACTGCTGCACTACTACAACCTGGGGCTGACCGCCTACAAGCAGAGGAAGTGGGACGAGGCGATCAAGGCCTTCGAGCGTGCGTTGCAGATTGACCCCAAGGACGGGCCGTCGGATTTGTACGTCAAGAGGGCCAGGGATTATAAGCTTACCCCGCCGCCCGAGGACTGGGACGGCGTATTCACCATGACCACGAAATAA
- a CDS encoding polymer-forming cytoskeletal protein codes for MSKKIIQVNKNPVFEIGMIATVFGKDMEFYGDLSFKKSLQINGYVEGEITSDGFLVIGDGAVVKANIKARTVIINGTVHGNIEATERLEIQPTGKLYGNIRTAKLKIADGVTFEGKCEMIRPAHKIVHKEAEGRQESA; via the coding sequence ATGTCAAAGAAAATCATACAGGTAAACAAGAACCCCGTTTTCGAGATCGGGATGATAGCGACCGTGTTCGGAAAGGACATGGAATTTTACGGGGACCTCTCGTTCAAAAAATCGCTCCAGATCAACGGTTACGTCGAGGGCGAGATCACGTCCGACGGTTTTTTGGTGATCGGGGACGGCGCGGTGGTGAAAGCCAACATCAAGGCGCGTACGGTCATCATCAACGGGACCGTGCATGGGAATATCGAAGCGACGGAACGGCTCGAGATACAGCCGACCGGAAAGCTCTATGGTAATATCCGCACGGCCAAGCTTAAGATCGCAGACGGGGTGACCTTCGAGGGCAAATGCGAAATGATTCGGCCCGCGCACAAGATCGTCCACAAGGAAGCGGAAGGCCGGCAGGAATCCGCGTAG